DNA sequence from the Thunnus maccoyii chromosome 7, fThuMac1.1, whole genome shotgun sequence genome:
CAGCTTTGAGATAAGGTAGGACAGTAGAATCACACCCAGCTCAGCAGCCCTGAAGCCCTTTATGAATGTGCCAAATTTTACGTCATCTATGGAGCTATTCTACTAGAAAATCACAGCAAACATTTCAGTGTCAGTGTAATCATTTCCTCACTCAATTCAATAACACAGCAGTCAACACAAAAATGAGCCACAGCAAAACCCCACAgcacaacagaaacaaatcCAATCACTTCAAGCATCAAAATCGAAATCACATCAAGTCATCGGAAATTACTGTGAAATCGTCGTCGTCCTCATGAGAACAGAGAAAATTGAGCGTCTTCATTAGTGATTGCGATGTTAGATAAACCCACCACCTGAGATTGCCGAAAAAGCAGCTCCAGCACACCACACAAACGCCCCCGCAGAGCCCAGAGGGAGAtctcgggggggggggggggggggggggggggggggtacctGTCTCTCCGTTGGGGTGAGTATGACTGCGTTCCCTGCCGGGACCCTCCCCCTGCTGAGGGTCCCAGAACTCCCTGGTGTCCCCTCTCCCTTCGTAGCTCCTGTGCTCGTAAAACACCTCTTCGGGACCGGAGTGGACACGCTGCCGGCCCCTGGCCCTCATCTCCCTCTCACCGtgatcctcttcctcctcccagGATGACCTGCCCTCCCTTGGCATACGCTCCGAGAAATCCTCATCCAGTCCTCTGTCCCTGCTCCTGGTTCTCACTCgttcatctttctgtctctgcctgtctctcactctgtgtctgtCCCTGCTCTGTCCTCTATCTCTggatctttctctgtcttttcttcctcctctcgcCCCCCTGAGGTCCTGCTCCCTGTCCCTCCTTTGGTCTTTTCCCATTTGCCTCTCCAATTCCAGGTCTCTGCCCCTGTCTCTGTCATGTTTCCTGTCCCTCTCTCTGACCCATGCCTTGTCTCTCTCTATGAGGATCTGTGGCTCAGGTGGTCTGGCTggtctctctttcctccttacCACTCTCTCTGTGTCGTCCCCCTGCAGGCCCCTGGCTCTGCCAGTCTCTGTGGGTTCATAATTTGGGTACCTGTCTCCATGTTTGCCTCTGGAGGGCAGCAGGTGTTCTGGGTATGGATCTGCATGCCTGCTCCGCCCTCCCTCTGCCACTAGGTAGTGCTCAGGGTATCTGGAGTGGCTGTGGGGCGCTGCTGGGTCCTGTTTGGGGTACCTGCTTCTTTTTGGCTCAACTGAGCTGTAATCTGGGGAGTTATCTCGATGTGAGCTCGCTGGAGCATACACATCATATCGGCCTGGGGAACTAGAACTAGATTTGTGACGGGTATGTTTGTCCAAGTCGAGTGGCTTTCTTGCAGCTGAGATGAAGGAGAGAGGGCGGCAGGAGGGCGGCGTTGAGAATGACGATGGTTGATGAGAGCATGGAGATGTGAGAAATAACACACAGGAATGATATGAGCTGAGGTGGTTAGTAAGCACTGAGTTAGTCATAGCACCTGTGAGGAGAGTGATGGtgaacagtgtttcccctagcattttttttccagcagcagtGCTGTTGTGCGCCCGCAGAGCCCACATTGCCAGGACCAGTATTTACGCACACCAGCAGTGAAATAACTTAGAAGTACTTTGGAATTGTTCCAGGTTTATTCATGTTCATTGAGCCATGTGTGATAATTTATGGGAACTTCTGGCACCAGAAGGATTCTGGAGGCCCAGATAGCTGTAGTTGTAATAAATGTCAACATAGATCAGGTTTGGGAAgaaaatttgatgttatttggCAAAAAACAATGctttttcaaatcattttggACCTTTCagtatttatcaaaaaaaataaCCCCAAAAAACCCCACTGGTTAAAGTTTTTCACAGTACACTCAGACATTAGCAAGAAGTGAAGATAAACATGCTCACTGATGAAGTAAGCACTGTGTCCTGAAGTAATCCCAATTCCACAAAAGGATTAcaaattgatttatattttaaatataactaaatattgtttccagagcagcaacagtaatgtt
Encoded proteins:
- the ccdc50a gene encoding coiled-coil domain-containing protein 50 isoform X1, with the translated sequence MWALRAHNSTAAGKKMLGETLFTITLLTGAMTNSVLTNHLSSYHSCVLFLTSPCSHQPSSFSTPPSCRPLSFISAARKPLDLDKHTRHKSSSSSPGRYDVYAPASSHRDNSPDYSSVEPKRSRYPKQDPAAPHSHSRYPEHYLVAEGGRSRHADPYPEHLLPSRGKHGDRYPNYEPTETGRARGLQGDDTERVVRRKERPARPPEPQILIERDKAWVRERDRKHDRDRGRDLELERQMGKDQRRDREQDLRGARGGRKDRERSRDRGQSRDRHRVRDRQRQKDERVRTRSRDRGLDEDFSERMPREGRSSWEEEEDHGEREMRARGRQRVHSGPEEVFYEHRSYEGRGDTREFWDPQQGEGPGRERSHTHPNGETGRIVHRVSGAVVAETEYGVNEATKGLTKLDLREQELKDMEVARRMQEEEVKASKGHVRAAQVAQDEEIARLLMEQEKKEYRKNREREKEKERERERLAMERMAMERRRPEGDYRPNSEEVVRPRTRDEYEYQRQRNHNKPVRPPQPRTHDYENVNAGYGHSDHHIPPRAPTRPEAAYKGAYYKR